The Fulvivirga maritima genome segment TTAAGTTCTTTTTGGTAATCGTTAAAGTATTGATCTTTAATACCTTGAATAGCTTTTTTTTCTTGTAATCCCATAACAAATTTCTTTTTAAATAACTGAAGCAAAGCTATCATGCGGGTGGCTTTTATAAGTAACCACTAGCGGTGAAATGGTAAACTCACTGAATTCCGTGAGGGCTGTTTTTTGGCTATGATGAATTATAATAATCACGGAATTCAGTGAATGAAAGGGGTTTTGATTCATCTATCTTTAAACTGTCAAAAAAATTCAATACCAATGAAGATACTTATTTACATAGGTGTAGGACTTGTAATATTAATAGGAATAACTATGATACCTTTTCTAATACTGAAGCTCGGGATGGATATAATTTTGATTTTTTCTATATCAGAAAAGAAAGCAAAAGCGGAGCTTGAAAAAGTAATAAAAGAACAATACGATAATGCTTGGGTGATAACCGATGTAAGGCGGCACTTTAATGAGGGTAATATGAATCCGAATATGTTTTATTATCAACTAGAGTCTGTGGATAAACCTGAGATAGAGTTTATGTTTTTCTGGGATGCCAAGAAGAAAGTACCTAGGAAAACATACGATGGGCAAGAGTATACCCTGGCAAGTCAGTACCAAAAGGCTTTGGAGGCATATCAGCGAAAAGAAGATTTGAAGGCAGCTTTAGGCCCTAATGTTAAGATAGGAGAGATTAGTTACTGGACCATTAATTTGGAATTAGACCATGAGCCAGTGGCTGATGAGATCAGAGAAATGACTGTGAAAACGGCCACTGTTTTTAGACCACACTTGGGTGATTATACGGCTTCTATGACTCTTAATTTCATTACTCCCTTAGAGCCCAAAGGGATATATCAGACTCCTATCACTGCGGAGCTTAATAAGAATGTATACATTGATTTTAGAGGACTGGCGAAGGATGGGCGAGTGGCTGAAGTGAGAGAAAAGGCACTCGCACAGATGAAAGAGAAATTGGCCAAAAAGCATCCTAATTATAATATAAAGCCATATCTCCATTACCATTGGGTTAACCAAAATAATATTGAAAAAGTATATGGAGGATTTGAAGTGTCTGAGCCCACCATTGAGGGAGATGAGCGTCCGGCTACGCAAGAGCTCAAAGGACTTATGCTATGCATGCTAGACTTAAGTACTGGTAAAATGACCTATTGCGAGTTTTTTCCTAGTAATAAAGATAATTTTGATGCTATGCTAGATAGTATTAACAGCCAGATTCCTGAAGTATACAGGAAGGCAGATAATAAACATTAAGACTAGAATAAGCAGTTTTTAATCGAGTATGCCATTTTCTATGGCATACTTTACCGCTCCTGTAGTAGTTTTAGAGCCGGTTTTCAGCAATATATTTTTACGATGTGTTTCTACTGTATTTACCGAAATAAATAACTGCTCAGCTATTTCCTTAGAGGTAAGTTCATCTGCTAATAATTTCAAAATCTCAGTTTCTCTTGCCGAAAGCTCTACCGTAGGGTTTTTCTTTTTTTCAAAGACACTTTTCATGTAGCGTTCTTTTACGGTATCAGAGTAATGCTGCTCTCCGGCCAGTACATCTTTTACTGCAGCTTTAAGTTCTTCCTTATCTGCAAACTTTAAGAGATAACCATCGGCTTCTTTTTGAATCACCTTATTAATGGTGCGCACATCTTCCAGCATGCTTAGAATAAAGAACTTGATCTTAGGATCAAATTTTTTCACTTCAGTAAGTAGTGATAGGCCGTCCATTTTGGGCATATTGATATCACTAATCACTAGTTCTACATCATTAAACTGGTGTAAAAGTCTCATAACCTGCATACCGTCTGTAGCTAAGTGAATGGTGTCAATCTCTGGCAACTCAGACAAAATAGCGTGGAGGCCATCCAAAAACATCACATGATCATCGGCAATTATTATATTGAATTTTTTCTCCATGGCTATTCGTTTGTGGCGTCCAAAGATAAAGGAATGTTTATATTAATGGTAGTTCCGTTGGCAGAGCTGTCTATATCTATATGACCACCCAGATATTCCAGTCGTTCTTGAATATTTCTAAGCCCAATACCGCTTTGAGTTTTATTCGGCATGCCTTTTCCATTATCACTTACTACTATGTTTATATAGTCTTCGTGTTTGGTCACCTGAATTTCGCTGTTGCTGGCTTCAGCATGTTTTATGATATTGGTAATTAGTTCCTGAATTATACGATAGGCCTCAGCTAATATCCTGTCGGGCAAAGCATCTATTTCCTCTTCAGGGAAGCAAATGACTTTCATTTTTATATTGCCATCATTCATTTTATCAGCCACCAGCTGATTTAAGAAATCACAAAAGCCGTGATCAGAAAAAGCAGGAGGGTGTAGCTGATGAGAAATGCTACGCAGATCTTTATAAATACTTTGAATAGTGTACAGCATTTTTTGTAAGGCATTATTACCATGCTGCTGGCTCATGTAATGCTCAAAAGACATTTTAAGGCTGGCCAGGTCACTACCCAGTCCGTCATGTATTTCACGAGCGATGCGTTTTCTTTCCTGTTGCTGCCCTTCATTATACTTGTTAATAGAATCAAGCCGATAATCCTTTATCAGTTCATTGATTTTATGCCTGGCATTCTCTTCCTTTTGTGATGCCAGCTGCTTTTGTACTTTCATTCTTTGCACATAAAAATAGCGAAGTAGTACCAGCGTAATGAGTACTAGCACAAACCCAATGATAAAGGCATTT includes the following:
- a CDS encoding response regulator transcription factor, encoding MEKKFNIIIADDHVMFLDGLHAILSELPEIDTIHLATDGMQVMRLLHQFNDVELVISDINMPKMDGLSLLTEVKKFDPKIKFFILSMLEDVRTINKVIQKEADGYLLKFADKEELKAAVKDVLAGEQHYSDTVKERYMKSVFEKKKNPTVELSARETEILKLLADELTSKEIAEQLFISVNTVETHRKNILLKTGSKTTTGAVKYAIENGILD